A section of the Cryobacterium soli genome encodes:
- a CDS encoding GntR family transcriptional regulator, translating to MLFRVDQASSVSIADQLAVQVRASVVDGTLAPGTRLPPARELASALDINMHTVLRAYQQLRDDGILEMRQGRGASVRADADAGTVRLTELADALLAEARKLGVTLPDVLTLIQTRG from the coding sequence ATGTTGTTTCGGGTTGATCAGGCGTCGTCGGTGTCCATCGCCGACCAATTGGCCGTGCAGGTGCGCGCGTCGGTGGTCGACGGCACCCTGGCGCCGGGCACCCGGCTGCCGCCGGCCCGCGAGCTGGCCAGCGCCCTCGACATCAACATGCACACCGTGCTGCGCGCCTATCAGCAGCTGCGCGACGACGGCATTCTCGAGATGCGTCAGGGCCGCGGCGCCTCGGTGCGAGCGGATGCCGACGCCGGAACGGTGCGCCTGACCGAGCTGGCCGACGCGCTGCTCGCCGAGGCCCGCAAGCTCGGCGTGACCCTGCCGGACGTGCTGACCCTGATCCAAACGAGAGGCTGA
- a CDS encoding iron-containing redox enzyme family protein, translated as MRLPTSRGPVSGALLELLDTSPTAPDTGLASALRERTAAALADTADIVQDDDLQTALFLAYELRYSGLHGVDDDWEWHPEVLALCAAIEAPFEQALRERASVPDLPEPGLESVAAALFELTGSDTGPSVSRYLAKKATDEQAREFLILRSIYQLKEADPHTWAIPRLRRHAKAALVEIQADEYGGGRFDRMHAELFARTLRGVGLDATNGHYVDVVPAITLASSNMMTMFGTHRRLRGAIAGHLAAFEMTSSLPNRLYGNGFRRLGYDADVTFYFDEHVEADAVHEQIAARDLAGSLATDEPELLEDVFFGAAAGLYVDGLAGAQQIDAWTAGTSALRVPQSAAVPA; from the coding sequence ATGCGACTCCCCACTTCCCGAGGCCCGGTCAGCGGTGCCCTGCTCGAACTTCTCGACACCTCCCCCACCGCCCCCGACACCGGTCTTGCCTCAGCGCTACGCGAGCGCACCGCCGCCGCCCTGGCCGACACGGCCGACATCGTGCAGGACGACGATCTGCAGACTGCCCTGTTCCTGGCCTACGAGCTGCGATACAGCGGCCTGCACGGCGTCGACGACGACTGGGAATGGCACCCAGAGGTGCTCGCGCTCTGCGCGGCGATCGAAGCCCCGTTTGAACAGGCACTGCGCGAACGCGCATCCGTGCCCGACCTGCCCGAACCCGGACTGGAGAGCGTCGCCGCGGCGCTGTTCGAGCTGACCGGCTCGGACACCGGCCCGAGCGTCTCCCGCTACCTGGCGAAGAAGGCCACCGACGAGCAGGCGCGGGAGTTCCTCATCCTGCGCTCGATCTACCAGCTCAAGGAGGCCGACCCGCACACCTGGGCGATCCCGCGCCTGCGCCGGCACGCCAAGGCGGCGCTCGTGGAGATCCAGGCCGACGAGTACGGCGGCGGCCGGTTCGACCGCATGCACGCCGAGCTGTTCGCCCGCACCCTGCGCGGCGTGGGCCTGGACGCCACCAACGGACACTACGTCGACGTGGTGCCGGCGATCACACTGGCCTCGAGCAACATGATGACCATGTTCGGCACCCACCGCCGGCTGCGCGGCGCCATCGCCGGGCACCTCGCCGCCTTCGAGATGACCTCGTCGCTGCCCAACCGCCTCTACGGCAACGGGTTTAGGCGGCTGGGCTACGACGCCGACGTCACCTTCTACTTCGACGAGCACGTCGAAGCGGATGCGGTGCACGAGCAGATCGCCGCGCGCGACCTGGCCGGGTCCCTCGCCACCGACGAACCGGAGCTGCTCGAGGACGTCTTCTTCGGGGCCGCGGCCGGACTCTACGTGGACGGCCTGGCCGGTGCGCAGCAGATCGACGCCTGGACGGCCGGCACCTCGGCCCTGCGGGTGCCGCAGAGTGCCGCGGTGCCCGCGTGA
- a CDS encoding DUF1579 domain-containing protein gives MSTNGPQAPGDFDFILGDWTVRHEKLDGIFSGADTWTTFEGLSSTRSILGGLGNLEDNLLRHPAGDYRAVALRSYSTADAEWSIWWLDGRNPTALDTPVRGAFADGIGTFLAEDVLHGVPIRVRFIWDATGPEPTWQQAFSNDAGLSWETNWRMTFRRA, from the coding sequence ATGTCGACGAACGGCCCACAGGCACCCGGCGACTTCGATTTCATCCTCGGCGACTGGACGGTTCGGCACGAAAAGCTGGACGGTATCTTCAGCGGCGCCGATACCTGGACCACCTTCGAGGGGCTCTCCTCCACGCGCAGCATTCTGGGCGGGTTGGGCAACCTCGAAGACAACCTCCTCCGGCATCCGGCGGGCGACTATCGGGCCGTCGCCCTCCGCTCGTATTCCACGGCGGATGCCGAGTGGTCGATCTGGTGGCTCGACGGCCGCAACCCGACTGCGCTCGATACACCCGTGCGCGGGGCGTTCGCCGACGGGATCGGCACCTTCCTGGCCGAGGACGTGCTGCACGGCGTGCCCATCCGCGTGCGCTTCATCTGGGATGCGACCGGACCAGAGCCCACCTGGCAACAGGCGTTCTCGAACGATGCAGGGCTGTCGTGGGAGACGAACTGGCGGATGACGTTCCGGCGCGCGTAG
- a CDS encoding alpha/beta fold hydrolase: MTPTTSSPTIVLIAGHWLGAWAWDDVLDHLTTDHARAVAMTLPGLDGDDPDRATKTLDDQAASILELFARLGVSAEQPAIIVAHSGANFPVSLVLDRHPELVRRVVWVDSGPVAAGSVFAPDLPEGMEELPLPPFDAFPPQASLDGLSAEALGRFRARAVPEPGPVLRQPLGLTNDARRAVPTTLVCCSIPSAQMLELARSGHPMFAEVATLEHLDVVDLPTGHWPMWSRPGDLAQAIRSAASRTD; this comes from the coding sequence ATGACACCTACAACGAGCAGTCCCACCATCGTTCTCATCGCCGGCCACTGGCTCGGCGCGTGGGCGTGGGATGACGTCCTTGACCATCTGACAACCGACCATGCCCGGGCCGTCGCGATGACCCTGCCCGGTCTCGACGGCGACGACCCCGATCGTGCGACGAAGACCCTCGACGATCAAGCCGCCTCGATCCTGGAGCTCTTCGCTCGACTCGGGGTCTCCGCGGAGCAGCCCGCGATCATCGTCGCTCACAGCGGGGCGAACTTTCCCGTCAGCCTCGTGCTCGACCGGCACCCGGAGCTTGTGCGGCGAGTGGTGTGGGTCGACTCCGGGCCGGTCGCCGCCGGAAGCGTCTTCGCCCCCGACCTTCCAGAGGGAATGGAAGAGCTTCCGCTGCCGCCCTTCGACGCATTCCCCCCGCAGGCGAGCCTCGACGGGCTGAGCGCGGAGGCCCTCGGGCGCTTCCGGGCCCGGGCGGTCCCCGAGCCCGGCCCCGTGCTGCGTCAGCCCCTCGGGCTCACGAACGATGCCCGGCGCGCGGTTCCGACCACCCTGGTGTGCTGCTCGATCCCGAGCGCGCAGATGCTGGAGCTGGCCCGATCAGGCCATCCCATGTTCGCCGAGGTCGCGACCCTCGAGCACCTCGACGTCGTCGACCTCCCGACCGGCCACTGGCCGATGTGGAGCCGCCCCGGCGACCTGGCCCAGGCCATTCGGTCGGCGGCGTCTCGCACCGACTGA
- a CDS encoding CDGSH iron-sulfur domain-containing protein, with the protein MTEPDAQPTARPSTRFDDQWDDEPDTGATEPVSITAYPNGPLLVRGPFEILTPTGKVIPPRRKTVALCRCGVSSLKPFCDGSHKAIGFRTEQEPPAPQPPLS; encoded by the coding sequence GTGACCGAGCCCGACGCCCAGCCCACTGCTCGGCCCTCCACCCGGTTTGACGACCAGTGGGACGACGAGCCCGACACCGGTGCCACCGAGCCGGTGAGCATCACCGCGTACCCGAACGGTCCGCTGCTGGTGCGCGGACCGTTCGAGATCCTCACGCCCACGGGCAAGGTGATTCCGCCGCGGCGGAAGACCGTGGCTCTCTGCCGCTGCGGGGTCTCCTCGCTCAAGCCGTTCTGCGACGGCAGCCACAAGGCCATCGGGTTCCGCACGGAACAGGAGCCGCCGGCGCCGCAGCCCCCGCTGTCCTGA
- a CDS encoding putative Ig domain-containing protein, whose protein sequence is MRAAWFGQSQASAPSALGKHRMRRLLAQVTVASLLLVTLGLAGLPDPGSQASAAQTGLGQHDDDGSGGGEGPPTAPLLVPPTFTADSPPTTATVGTALSYSFSATGTPSPTFSSGTLPDGLTLTSAGVLSGVPTQSGAFTFTVAADNGVGQPATVTRTIDVAGPGTVSWDAPPPATVGVPYSFAIQYTGYPAPTFTTSEVLPPGLTLSAEGVVSGTPTAAGSRVVTFNAAQLVSGSSLIMLEFVVNAALAPDAAPILTADAPPATADAGQPYSYTFTATGVPAPTFHLSSGLLPTGMTLTADGLLSGSPPSGGAWDFTVSATNSVGTVTGGPHTITVSAAEPGYVVGWGNDFFGQVSGVPARSDITAISSSYSTALALTNAGTVIGWGDNADGGLDVPSGLTGVTAISAGIFSSLALKRDGTVVAWGSDLAVMSFAAGLSGVAAIAVGDDRVLALKNDGTVVEQIGSWAGTRQPMPAGLSSVTAISVGEFHAVALKADGSVVMWGDDQFGQLNQGLTDVVKITAAGLYTLVLHRDGTVETVGTEAPKGAPALNGVVALAGNDQVSFAITTGGVLHVWGSGPPLPKNLANVIAVSPEYYASNALIGRAAPAFTAATPPTAGHTGTPYSYTFTATGTPTPTFSNTGVLPAGLTLSPEGVLSGTPTTGGSFDVTVTASNGVASPAEAPVTITVDDPPAFTAFTPTDASVGTAYSYQFTATGYPAPTFTVPSSDLPPGLTLSPEGLLSGTPTAAGDYSLTVTASNSITPDGVPAKVSIRFTAPPVFTADEPPAAALGVPYSYTFTASGSPAPTFTRTAGALPKGLTLSAQGVLSGTPQVSGDWRFTVTADNGTATPAVSKEHVLQVSEAAVFTADTPPTATINQAYSYTFTASGHPAPTFAKSSGTLPAGLTLSADGVLSGTPTAGGISFFTITADNTVDLPASSTHRFVVSAPPVFTADTPPNAELGQAYSYSYLATGTPRPDLNLSSGTLPAGLTLTNGVLSGTPTEQGTFEFTVSADNSIGSPVLAGPRTLVVTAAPLFTADAPPHATAGTAYDYSFAASGTPAPRFSVTAGTPPAGLTLTADGRLSGTPTTGGVSTFTVSAGNGIGAPATAEVTFTVEQAPVLTTATPPDATLNAPYSYAFTATGTPAPTFALSTGKLPAGLTLSDGGLLTGTPVKGGEFEFTVTADNGVTPVASSRTLTISVTDAPLFTAVTPPSAVAGEPYSYAFAATGSPAPTFALTAGTLPAGLTLTPDGVLSGTPTAAESPSFTITASNGVGADAVWVVPALLVNPGELDTVIVAPPATGGTGYPVVAGAPFTFGVDGQDANGNPLPGQVATFSVAAGSVFPGVVSGNTITFIKAGTHTITVTVGTVSTTIEVVVAAGPPAEVTLVPSTLTVKQGGSITLAVSGADAYANDTGDLTGQAVFTSDWDVDVIDGATITFPHASPHVITATLGTLTSSVTVEVVPTAVTPTPTPTTPPTPEPTPTTAPTPEPTPTPAPTPQPTPTASAPGVATSSPTPTSAAPHDSGLAKTGTDPLPGIIAGGASVLLGLLVLMLARRRRAIR, encoded by the coding sequence ATGCGCGCAGCATGGTTCGGTCAGTCACAGGCGTCAGCACCATCAGCGCTCGGCAAACACCGGATGCGCCGCCTCCTCGCGCAGGTGACCGTCGCGTCGCTGCTCCTGGTCACGCTGGGCCTCGCCGGCCTGCCAGACCCGGGCAGTCAGGCATCCGCGGCGCAGACCGGGCTCGGGCAGCACGACGACGACGGCTCGGGCGGTGGCGAGGGGCCCCCGACGGCGCCACTACTGGTGCCGCCCACCTTCACCGCCGACTCGCCGCCCACCACCGCCACTGTGGGGACGGCGTTGTCCTACTCGTTCAGTGCGACCGGCACGCCGTCGCCCACCTTTTCCTCGGGAACTCTGCCCGACGGCCTCACCCTCACCTCCGCCGGGGTGCTTTCCGGCGTGCCCACTCAGAGTGGCGCGTTCACGTTCACCGTCGCAGCCGACAACGGAGTCGGCCAACCAGCCACCGTGACGCGCACGATCGACGTCGCCGGGCCCGGCACCGTCTCGTGGGACGCTCCACCTCCGGCCACGGTGGGCGTGCCGTACTCCTTCGCCATTCAATACACCGGATACCCGGCTCCCACCTTCACCACCTCCGAGGTGCTCCCACCCGGGCTGACGCTCTCCGCGGAAGGCGTGGTCTCCGGCACCCCCACCGCAGCGGGCAGCCGAGTGGTTACCTTCAATGCCGCCCAGCTGGTTAGCGGCAGCTCGCTCATCATGTTGGAGTTCGTCGTCAACGCCGCGCTCGCGCCTGACGCCGCCCCGATTCTCACCGCGGATGCCCCGCCCGCCACCGCGGACGCCGGCCAGCCCTACAGCTATACCTTCACCGCGACCGGAGTGCCCGCGCCCACCTTCCACCTGTCCAGCGGGCTGCTGCCCACCGGCATGACCCTCACCGCGGATGGCCTGCTGTCCGGGTCGCCGCCCAGCGGCGGCGCCTGGGACTTCACTGTGAGCGCCACCAACAGCGTCGGCACCGTCACGGGAGGGCCGCACACCATCACGGTGTCCGCAGCCGAGCCAGGCTATGTCGTCGGCTGGGGCAATGACTTCTTTGGTCAGGTCAGTGGCGTCCCCGCGCGCTCCGATATCACCGCGATTAGCTCGTCGTACTCGACTGCCCTGGCGCTCACCAACGCCGGCACCGTGATCGGGTGGGGTGATAACGCCGACGGAGGACTAGATGTTCCGAGCGGTCTCACCGGGGTGACTGCGATATCTGCCGGGATTTTTTCTTCGCTGGCATTGAAGAGGGACGGCACCGTCGTAGCCTGGGGGTCGGACCTCGCCGTGATGAGCTTCGCGGCAGGCTTGAGCGGGGTGGCGGCGATCGCAGTGGGGGACGACCGTGTTCTTGCCCTCAAGAACGACGGAACGGTCGTCGAGCAGATAGGCAGTTGGGCTGGAACTCGGCAACCAATGCCCGCCGGCCTTTCTTCCGTGACGGCCATCTCCGTGGGGGAGTTTCACGCCGTGGCGTTGAAGGCCGATGGGTCGGTTGTGATGTGGGGCGACGACCAGTTCGGTCAACTGAATCAAGGACTCACCGACGTCGTGAAGATCACGGCCGCAGGTCTCTACACTCTCGTGTTGCATCGCGACGGCACTGTGGAGACGGTGGGCACCGAGGCACCGAAGGGGGCACCGGCGCTGAATGGCGTTGTGGCACTCGCCGGCAATGATCAGGTTTCTTTCGCGATCACCACGGGCGGTGTTCTCCACGTGTGGGGCTCCGGGCCACCGCTTCCTAAGAATCTGGCCAATGTCATCGCGGTCAGCCCCGAGTACTACGCCAGCAACGCACTTATCGGGCGCGCGGCCCCGGCGTTCACTGCCGCCACACCACCGACGGCAGGCCACACCGGCACGCCCTACTCCTACACCTTCACCGCCACGGGCACCCCCACGCCCACTTTCTCAAACACGGGAGTCCTGCCGGCCGGCCTCACCCTCAGCCCCGAGGGCGTGCTGTCGGGCACACCCACCACGGGCGGCTCATTCGACGTCACCGTGACGGCGTCCAACGGGGTGGCCTCCCCGGCCGAAGCCCCTGTCACCATCACCGTTGACGACCCGCCGGCTTTCACTGCGTTCACCCCGACGGATGCCTCGGTGGGCACCGCCTATTCGTATCAGTTCACGGCTACCGGCTACCCCGCACCCACCTTCACGGTCCCGTCCAGCGACCTGCCGCCGGGCCTGACCCTGAGCCCCGAGGGCCTGCTCAGCGGAACGCCCACCGCCGCCGGCGACTACTCCTTAACCGTCACGGCCAGCAACAGCATCACTCCCGACGGCGTGCCCGCCAAGGTCAGCATCCGCTTTACCGCACCGCCCGTGTTCACGGCGGATGAGCCCCCGGCGGCCGCGCTCGGCGTGCCCTACTCCTACACGTTCACCGCCTCCGGCAGCCCGGCGCCCACGTTCACCCGCACGGCCGGCGCTCTGCCGAAGGGCCTCACCCTCAGCGCCCAAGGCGTGCTCAGCGGAACTCCCCAGGTGAGCGGTGACTGGCGCTTCACCGTCACCGCGGACAATGGCACGGCAACACCCGCCGTGAGCAAGGAACACGTCCTCCAGGTCAGCGAGGCCGCCGTCTTCACCGCGGACACCCCGCCGACCGCAACCATCAACCAGGCCTACTCGTATACCTTCACGGCATCCGGGCATCCGGCACCCACCTTCGCGAAGTCCTCCGGCACCCTGCCGGCCGGCCTCACCCTCAGCGCGGACGGTGTGCTCTCGGGCACCCCCACGGCCGGTGGCATCTCCTTCTTCACTATCACCGCTGACAACACCGTCGACCTGCCCGCATCCAGCACGCACCGATTTGTCGTCAGCGCGCCGCCGGTGTTCACCGCCGATACTCCGCCGAACGCCGAGCTCGGCCAGGCCTACTCCTACTCGTACCTGGCCACCGGCACGCCTCGACCAGACCTCAATTTGTCCTCCGGCACGCTGCCGGCCGGGCTGACCCTGACCAACGGGGTGCTTTCGGGAACGCCCACCGAGCAGGGCACCTTTGAGTTCACGGTGTCCGCCGACAACAGCATCGGTTCTCCGGTGCTGGCCGGCCCGCGCACGCTTGTCGTCACCGCGGCACCGCTCTTCACCGCGGATGCGCCGCCGCACGCGACAGCCGGCACGGCTTACGACTACAGCTTCGCGGCATCCGGCACCCCGGCACCCCGGTTCAGCGTGACCGCGGGCACCCCGCCCGCTGGCCTCACCCTCACAGCTGACGGACGCCTCAGCGGCACGCCCACCACCGGTGGCGTGAGCACCTTCACGGTGTCCGCCGGCAACGGCATCGGCGCACCCGCCACCGCGGAGGTCACCTTCACCGTGGAGCAGGCCCCGGTGCTCACCACCGCGACCCCGCCCGACGCCACCCTGAACGCGCCGTACTCCTATGCGTTCACGGCCACGGGCACCCCGGCGCCCACCTTCGCCCTCAGCACGGGAAAGCTGCCCGCCGGGCTCACCCTCAGCGACGGGGGACTGCTCACCGGCACGCCCGTCAAGGGCGGTGAGTTCGAGTTCACGGTGACCGCTGACAACGGCGTCACCCCGGTCGCGTCCAGCCGTACGCTCACGATCAGCGTCACCGATGCCCCGCTGTTCACCGCGGTGACGCCGCCGTCCGCGGTGGCCGGCGAGCCATACTCGTACGCCTTCGCCGCCACCGGCAGCCCGGCGCCCACCTTCGCGCTGACCGCCGGCACCCTGCCGGCCGGCCTCACCCTCACTCCCGACGGGGTACTCTCGGGCACCCCCACGGCGGCCGAGTCGCCGTCGTTCACCATCACCGCCAGCAACGGGGTGGGCGCCGACGCGGTTTGGGTGGTTCCGGCGCTGCTGGTCAACCCGGGCGAGCTCGACACGGTGATCGTGGCCCCGCCGGCCACCGGCGGAACCGGCTACCCCGTCGTAGCGGGCGCGCCGTTCACCTTCGGGGTCGACGGGCAAGACGCCAACGGCAACCCGTTGCCAGGCCAGGTCGCCACCTTCAGCGTTGCTGCCGGCAGTGTGTTCCCCGGCGTCGTCAGCGGCAACACCATCACCTTCATCAAGGCCGGCACGCACACCATCACGGTGACTGTCGGCACGGTCAGCACGACCATCGAGGTGGTCGTGGCCGCCGGCCCGCCCGCCGAGGTGACGCTCGTGCCCAGCACGCTCACGGTGAAGCAGGGCGGCTCCATCACCCTCGCCGTCTCCGGGGCGGATGCCTACGCGAACGACACCGGTGACCTCACCGGCCAGGCCGTCTTCACCAGCGACTGGGATGTCGACGTCATCGACGGCGCCACGATCACCTTCCCGCACGCGTCCCCGCACGTGATCACGGCCACGCTCGGCACCCTCACGAGCAGCGTCACGGTGGAGGTGGTGCCGACCGCGGTCACGCCCACGCCCACGCCCACCACGCCGCCGACCCCGGAGCCCACGCCGACCACGGCGCCGACCCCCGAGCCCACGCCGACCCCGGCGCCGACCCCGCAGCCGACACCGACCGCATCCGCGCCCGGTGTAGCGACTTCCTCGCCCACGCCGACGTCAGCGGCACCCCACGATTCCGGGCTCGCCAAGACGGGAACGGACCCGCTGCCCGGGATCATCGCCGGTGGGGCATCCGTGCTCCTCGGACTCCTGGTGCTGATGCTGGCCCGCCGGCGCCGCGCCATCCGCTGA
- a CDS encoding helix-turn-helix transcriptional regulator gives MKRTERLHALSEMLRRNGSRGCSADRLAREFDVSVRTVKRDLAALERSGAPLWSRPGPGGGFGMAVGASLPPVSLSPAQAVALLAAVSAAPDAPYADLASAGIQKILDVLDPRTRARADELAERVWVNPPPSSSRAIRSALEQAMAEQRVIRLRYTAADGATSTRDVEPLLFASTNGQWYLVGWCQLRDAIRWFTVSRIERASVTKTACSGHTLQEVGEPPANARPVHARGE, from the coding sequence GTGAAGCGAACTGAACGGCTCCACGCGTTGTCCGAGATGCTACGCCGCAACGGCTCACGGGGCTGCTCCGCCGACAGGCTGGCGAGAGAGTTCGACGTCTCCGTTCGCACGGTCAAGAGAGACCTCGCCGCGCTCGAGCGCAGCGGCGCGCCGCTCTGGTCCCGCCCCGGTCCGGGCGGCGGCTTCGGGATGGCCGTGGGCGCATCCTTGCCACCGGTCAGTCTGTCCCCGGCCCAGGCCGTCGCGCTCCTGGCGGCCGTGTCGGCCGCGCCCGATGCCCCCTACGCCGATCTGGCCTCGGCCGGCATCCAGAAGATCCTGGACGTGCTCGACCCCCGCACCCGAGCACGAGCCGACGAGCTGGCCGAACGGGTCTGGGTCAACCCGCCTCCCTCCTCGTCGCGAGCAATCAGGTCGGCTCTGGAGCAGGCGATGGCCGAGCAGCGCGTCATCCGGCTTCGCTACACGGCGGCAGACGGTGCCACCAGCACGCGTGACGTCGAACCCCTGCTCTTCGCCTCCACGAACGGCCAGTGGTACCTGGTCGGCTGGTGCCAGCTGCGCGACGCAATCCGCTGGTTCACCGTGTCGCGCATCGAGCGCGCCAGCGTCACCAAGACGGCCTGCAGCGGCCATACCCTCCAGGAGGTTGGCGAGCCCCCGGCGAACGCCAGACCGGTACACGCGCGCGGCGAGTGA
- a CDS encoding acyl-CoA dehydrogenase family protein codes for MTTLTSSPVAAVEYADLAARFRPIFARIAAGASAREQDHQLPYEQIKELTAAGFGALRVPVAAGGLGASLPQLFRLLTELAAADSNIPQALRGHFAFVEDRLVSSGTQRDRWLARFVNGEIVGNSWTEVGTVTIGDVITRVRPKVGGRPGELVVNGTKYYSTGSIFADWIDTFAQVGDSGKNVIAVVNAHQPGVTHSDDWDGFGQRTTGSGTSTFVDAVVTEENVIDFDTRFTYQTAFYQAVLLAVLAGTVKAAEVEIAAEVKARTRIFSHGNAPSFATDPQILQVVGEVSAQAFAAEAIMEKAAWALQGVYEGAFLDDVVEEERLNDLAELATAQAQVVLVALATRATSDIFDALAASGVSRSRNLDRHWRNARTAASHNPWVFKARIVGDYAVNGTPPTRIWSIGAAPK; via the coding sequence ATGACCACGCTCACCTCCTCCCCCGTTGCCGCCGTTGAGTACGCCGACCTGGCCGCGAGATTCCGGCCGATCTTCGCCCGGATCGCCGCCGGCGCATCCGCTCGCGAACAAGACCACCAGCTGCCGTACGAGCAGATCAAGGAGCTCACGGCAGCCGGGTTCGGTGCCCTGCGGGTGCCCGTCGCCGCGGGCGGCCTCGGCGCAAGCCTGCCGCAGCTGTTTCGGCTGCTGACCGAACTCGCCGCCGCGGACTCGAACATTCCGCAGGCACTGCGGGGGCACTTCGCCTTCGTCGAGGACCGCCTGGTGTCGTCCGGCACCCAACGCGACCGGTGGCTGGCCCGGTTCGTGAACGGCGAGATCGTCGGCAACTCCTGGACCGAGGTGGGCACCGTCACCATCGGTGACGTCATCACGCGGGTGCGCCCGAAGGTGGGCGGCCGGCCCGGCGAGCTGGTGGTGAACGGCACCAAGTACTACTCCACCGGCAGCATCTTCGCGGACTGGATCGACACCTTCGCCCAGGTGGGCGACAGCGGCAAGAACGTAATCGCCGTGGTGAACGCACACCAGCCCGGCGTCACGCACAGCGACGACTGGGATGGCTTCGGCCAGCGCACCACCGGCAGCGGCACCAGCACGTTCGTGGATGCCGTCGTGACGGAAGAGAACGTGATCGACTTCGACACCAGGTTCACCTACCAGACCGCGTTCTACCAGGCGGTGTTGTTGGCGGTGCTGGCCGGCACGGTCAAGGCCGCCGAGGTGGAGATCGCGGCCGAGGTGAAGGCCCGCACCCGCATCTTCTCGCACGGCAACGCGCCATCTTTCGCCACCGACCCACAGATTCTGCAGGTGGTCGGCGAGGTGTCCGCGCAGGCGTTCGCGGCCGAGGCGATCATGGAGAAGGCGGCCTGGGCGTTGCAAGGGGTCTATGAGGGTGCGTTCCTAGACGATGTGGTCGAGGAGGAACGGCTCAACGACCTCGCCGAGCTCGCAACCGCGCAGGCGCAGGTGGTGTTGGTGGCGCTGGCGACCCGGGCCACCTCCGACATCTTCGACGCGCTGGCGGCGTCCGGGGTGTCCCGGTCGAGAAACCTGGACCGGCACTGGCGCAACGCCCGCACCGCGGCCAGCCACAACCCGTGGGTGTTCAAGGCGCGGATCGTGGGCGACTACGCCGTGAACGGTACGCCGCCCACCCGGATCTGGTCGATCGGGGCGGCGCCGAAGTAG
- a CDS encoding response regulator transcription factor: MIRIVIADDEELIRGALVALLSLEPDLEVVADVADGEQAVAAAIAHRPAIMLLDLEMPRLDGIDAAQRLLGLVDTQVIIVTRHARPGTLKRALAAGVRGFVPKSTPASELATIIRSVAVGERYIDARLATAALTEEENPLTPREVDVLRLARDGLATRHIAKQLGLAHGTVRNHISAAMAKLAADSRTAAAAAAWEQGWI; this comes from the coding sequence ATGATTCGAATCGTGATCGCCGACGACGAGGAGCTCATCCGCGGCGCCCTCGTGGCCCTGCTCTCGCTCGAACCCGACCTCGAGGTCGTCGCGGATGTCGCCGATGGGGAGCAAGCGGTGGCCGCGGCGATCGCGCATCGCCCGGCAATCATGCTGCTCGACCTGGAGATGCCCCGGCTCGACGGCATCGACGCCGCCCAGCGGCTGCTGGGGCTGGTGGACACCCAGGTCATCATCGTCACCCGGCACGCACGGCCCGGCACCCTGAAACGGGCCCTCGCCGCCGGGGTGCGCGGCTTCGTGCCCAAGTCCACCCCCGCGTCAGAGCTGGCCACGATCATCCGCTCGGTCGCCGTCGGCGAGCGGTACATCGACGCGCGCCTGGCCACCGCGGCGCTCACTGAGGAAGAGAACCCGCTCACGCCCCGGGAGGTGGACGTGCTCCGGCTGGCCCGGGACGGCCTGGCCACCCGGCACATCGCGAAGCAGCTCGGCCTGGCGCACGGGACGGTGCGCAACCACATCTCCGCCGCCATGGCCAAGCTCGCCGCCGACTCGCGCACCGCGGCCGCGGCGGCCGCGTGGGAGCAGGGCTGGATCTAG
- a CDS encoding class I SAM-dependent methyltransferase: MTADITAAYARRAMEYTEQLGSMASVHPADLQFVTGWAAQLDGPLIDAGCGPGQWSGHLASRGVDVRGVDGVSSFVDHARRAHPGVSFEVGDIGELPNPPGTVAGILAWYSLIHHEPGSLRAALTEFARILRPGGKLLLGFFEGPVLEQFEHAVTTAYRWPVDALSNELRSAHFEIVETYTRTGPGHRPHGAIVARVSA; the protein is encoded by the coding sequence ATGACAGCCGACATCACTGCCGCGTATGCCCGCCGTGCCATGGAGTACACGGAGCAGCTCGGCTCGATGGCGTCGGTGCACCCGGCGGACCTGCAGTTTGTCACCGGATGGGCCGCCCAGCTTGATGGTCCTCTGATCGATGCCGGCTGCGGCCCGGGGCAGTGGAGCGGGCACCTTGCATCTCGTGGTGTCGATGTGCGGGGCGTGGACGGTGTCTCGAGCTTTGTCGACCATGCCCGACGGGCCCATCCTGGGGTGTCCTTCGAGGTCGGCGACATCGGCGAGCTGCCCAACCCGCCCGGTACTGTCGCGGGCATCCTCGCCTGGTACTCGCTCATCCACCACGAACCAGGCTCCCTCCGGGCTGCGCTGACCGAGTTCGCCCGCATTCTGCGGCCAGGCGGCAAACTCCTGCTCGGATTCTTCGAGGGCCCGGTGCTCGAGCAGTTCGAGCATGCCGTCACGACCGCCTATCGCTGGCCCGTCGACGCCCTGAGCAACGAGCTGCGCTCCGCTCACTTCGAGATCGTCGAGACCTACACGCGCACGGGACCTGGGCACCGCCCGCACGGCGCGATTGTGGCGCGCGTCTCCGCCTGA